A genomic stretch from Dermochelys coriacea isolate rDerCor1 chromosome 24, rDerCor1.pri.v4, whole genome shotgun sequence includes:
- the LOC119848091 gene encoding SLAM family member 9-like: protein MAGAPRPFLLFLLLISQPRDTSPAQSACLPILMNGILGESVVLPLDSGEVFKRITWSAPSPRQDTPSGRRVPLAVVTPGGPGALPRLTVEDERYRGRVRLHGRSYSLEISNLTMADEGEYGVVENTVAHNMYHCDYPLLIYKRLSELEIRVHTVMIGNSTCNVTFTCSAGKRARQLNYTWTHPAGGAILSTKESLLLQHRLGDEDSPVTCTATNPVSNSSASASPKAACEGPVPPQTPALSYCRAKGILVLGTLGILLAGILMVHILTAREQRRP from the exons ATGGCAGGAGCTCCCCGTCCCTTCCttcttttcctcctgctgatttcCCAGCCCAGGG ACACAAGTCCTGCTCAATCAGCTTGTCTCCCCATACTGATGAATGGGATTCTGGGAGAATCAGTCGTCCTCCCGCTTGATTCTGGGGAGGTGTTCAAGCGCATCACCTGGTCCGCACCCAGCCCTCGCCAGGACACACCCTCAGGCAGAAGGGTGCCTCTTGCTGTTGTCACACCGGGGGGGCCCGGAGCCCTGCCCCGTCTCACTGTGGAGGACGAGAGATACAGAGGGCGAGTGAGACTCCACGGCCGGAGCTATTCGCTGGAGATCAGCAACCTGACGATGGCAGATGAGGGTGAATACGGAGTAGTGGAAAACACAGTCGCACACAATATGTACCACTGTGACTATCCATTGCTCATCTACa AGCGACTGTCGGAGCTGGAGATCAGGGTCCACACTGTGATGATTGGGAACAGCACCTGCAATGTGACCTTCACCTGCAGCGCTGGGAAGAGGGCCAGGCAACTCAATTACACCTGGACAcacccagcaggaggcgccattCTCTCCACCAAGgaatccctgctgctccagcacaGACTGGGGGACGAGGACTCGCCCGTCACCTGCACGGCCACGAACCCCGTCAGCAACAGCTCGGCCAGCGCCTCCCCCAAGGCGGCTTGTGAAG GTCCTGTCCCGCCCCAGACCCCAGCGCTGTCCTACTGCCGCGCCAAGGGGATCCTTGTGCTGGGGACGCTGGGAATCCTGCTGGCCGGGATCCTcatggtgcacatcctcaccgcAAGGGAGCAGAGACGGCCATGA